A part of Anabas testudineus chromosome 7, fAnaTes1.2, whole genome shotgun sequence genomic DNA contains:
- the rnf41 gene encoding E3 ubiquitin-protein ligase NRDP1: MGYDVTRFQGEVDEDLLCPICSGVLEEPVQAPHCEHAFCNACITQWFAQQQICPVDRTVVTLAHLRPVPRIMRNMLSKLQISCDNATFGCTATLRLDQLQSHLKDCEHNPKRPVNCEEGCGLEMPKDELPNHNCIKHLRSVVQQQQTKISELEKTVAEHKHQLGEQKRDIQLLKAYMRAIRSANPNLQNLEESIEYNEILEWVNSMQPARVTRWGGMISTPDAVLQAVIKRSLIDSGCPLSIVNDLIENAHERNWPQGLATLETRQMNRRYYENYVAKRIPGKQAVVVMACENQHMGEDMILEPGLVMIFAHGVEEIL; encoded by the exons ATGGGGTACGACGTTACCAGGTTCCAAGGGGAGGTGGATGAAGACCTGCTGTGCCCTATATGTAGTGGAGTGCTAGAAGAACCAGTGCAG GCTCCACACTGTGAGCATGCCTTTTGCAATGCTTGTATAACTCAGTGGTTCGCCCAGCAACAGATATGTCCTGTTGACCGCACGGTAGTAACGCTTGCTCATCTCCGGCCTGTGCCCCGCATCATGCGCAAcatgctgtccaaactccagATCAGCTGCGACAATGCAACCTTTGGCTGTACAGCCACACTGCGGCTGGACCAGCTGCAGTCACACCTCAAAGACTGTGAGCACAACCCCAAAAGGCCTGTCAACTGTGAGGAGGGATGTGG GCTTGAGATGCCCAAAGATGAGCTACCTAACCATAACTGCATCAAACATTTAAGGAGTGTGGTCCAGCAGCAACAGACAAAGATTTCAGAGCTGGAGAAAACTGTAGCTGAGCATAAACACCAGTTAGGCGAACAA AAACGAGACATTCAGCTGCTAAAAGCCTACATGAGGGCAATCCGCAGTGCTAACCCGAACCTGCAAAACCTTGAGGAGAGCATAGAGTACAATGAGATCTTGGA GTGGGTGAACTCCATGCAGCCTGCCAGAGTGACACGCTGGGGTGGCATGATCTCCACTCCCGATGCTGTGCTCCAGGCAGTCATCAAACGCTCCCTCATCGACAGCGGCTGTCCTCTCTCAATTGTAAACGACCTGATCGAGAACGCCCACGAGCGAAATTGGCCGCAGGGACTGGCCACTCTGGAGACTCGGCAGATGAACAGACGCTACTATGAGAACTACGTTGCCAAGCGCATCCCTGGCAAGCAAGCAGTGGTGGTGATGGCCTGTGAGAATCAGCATATGGGGGAGGATATGATCCTGGAGCCTGGCCTGGTCATGATCTTTGCTCACGGCGTGGAGGAGATCTTATAA